In Bradysia coprophila strain Holo2 unplaced genomic scaffold, BU_Bcop_v1 contig_350, whole genome shotgun sequence, a genomic segment contains:
- the LOC119080652 gene encoding uncharacterized protein LOC119080652 → MNSDEDVEIIVDDGVEQSTISHFACSQTDVDEDDSEENDIKHHHGCDIRKLYVPTSDGKAKRLCCAFCLKRYPKLERHLRTVHKDEVAVKKFVALPLRSKSRWYAIAQIRKKGEFIWNSDFNLNKGEIQTSRRGQFVRYSWQLIACANCMGTYSSKSLRQHWRKCKGNSIMGERIVKQLGRSLEARVHPDATDELINVFAKFRDTEQIRSIQFDWLVICYGNELCLNYSPFYQEGYIRSKINAASKLLHFSKEMYPQIGDLASLFHVKHCNTVINAILKMGKFDRRSKLFGSPGTSLTTVTLINTIGELLITESMKLDDEEMERNAERFLRVFKRDVRTKVSKLVAKTIKKNRRSKKPNLPTTADINKLVTFLNIERNECLHQLTQGFSFQTWLKLAQLTLVSIMVFNRRRAGEMRNIELSDYNEREIIADQCDVILEAISQESLMEIKSRMQIRGKLDRTVPVLLKQSWEDCIDALIRNRENAGLTETNDFLFAVPTQSMQVKTINVWAAINSYAKACGADNPSSLKGTNLRKHLASLCATKDLKDRDITNLAEFLGHHDMVHLNIYRTNPLVSQVTQIAPLLNNAIGNDTCLPGSKRNGTSLKISRLKQKIQAPRKTRKTANNPNRLKKQAVLKKSGVSKKSAAPPKLSSHEDCSSAKNSSSDEDSSSDEDSSSDEDSSSDENCSTDEDCSSDVCATPTKAAAPNKTAAPTKSAALKKTAAPMNTVATTKTAAPMKTVVSTNAAVMSKTAALRKTASKRQETATLNVAKKAKLQKN, encoded by the exons ATGAATAGcgatgaagatgtcgagatcATTGTTGATGATGGAGTGGAACAATCAACGATTTCACATTTTGCCTGTTCACAAACTGATGTAGACGAAGACGACAGCGAAGAAAATG ACATCAAACATCACCACGGATGCGACATCCGAAAACTGTATGTTCCGACATCAGATGGGAAAGCCAAAAGATTGTGTTGCGCGTTTTGCCTGAAACGTTACCCAAAATTGGAACGACACCTACGAACGGTCCATAAAGATGAAGTTGcagtcaaaaaatttgtggcGCTACCCCTTC GTTCAAAAAGCCGATGGTACGCTATAGCCCAAATTCGGAAGAAGGGAGAATTCATATGGAACTCTGACTTTAATCTGAACAAAGGAGAAATACAAACCAGTCGACGTGGACAATTTGTTCGTTATTCGTGGCAACTTATCGCCTGTGCTAATTGCATGGGAACGTATTCTTCAAAATCACTTCGTCAGCATTGGCGTAAATGCAAGGGAAATTCTATTATGGGCGAACGAATCGTAAAGCAATTAGGACGCTCGTTGGAGGCTAGAGTTCATCCTGATGCTACTGACGAGTTAATAAACGTTTTTGCCAAATTCAGAGACACCGAACAAATTCGATCGATACAGTTTGACTGGCTGGTAATCTGTTATGGCAACGAATTATGTTTGAATTATTCGCCCTTCTACCAAGAAGGCTATATTCGATCGAAGATTAATGCGGCATCAAAATTGTTGCATTTCTCAAAAGAAATGTATCCACAGATTGGTGACCTTGCTTCGCTTTTCCACGTCAAACATTGCAACACGGTAATAAATGCAATTcttaaaatgggaaaatttgaTCGTCGGTCAAAATTATTCGGAAGCCCTGGTACGTCATTGACCACTGTGACACTAATCAACACCATCGGAGAATTATTAATTACTGAGAGCATGAAGTTGGACGACGaggaaatggaaagaaatgcTGAGAGATTTTTGAGGGTGTTTAAGCGAGACGTCCGCACGAAAGTCAGCAAGTTGGTAGCTAAAACAATCAAAAAGAACCGACGTTCTAAAAAGCCGAATCTTCCGACAACCGCTGACATAAATAAACTCGTCACATTTCTGAACATTGAACGAAATGAATGCTTACATCAACTGACTCAAGGTTTCTCGTTCCAAACGTGGTTAAAATTGGCACAACTCACACTTGTGTCAATCATGGTCTTCAACAGACGAAGAGCGGGGGAAATGAGGAACATTGAGTTGTCTGACTACAATGAGCGAGAGATTATTGCTGATCAATGCGATGTTATTTTGGAAGCAATATCACAGGAATCCCTGATGGAAATCAAAAGTCGGATGCAAATCCGCGGCAAACTCGATCGAACTGTGCCAGTGTTGTTAAAACAAAGCTGGGAAGATTGTATAGATGCATTGATTCGTAATCGAGAAAATGCTGGTCTTACAGAAACAAACGACTTCTTGTTCGCTGTACCAACGCAATCGATGCAGGTGAAAACAATCAATGTCTGGGCTGCAATCAACTCATACGCAAAGGCATGTGGTGCCGATAACCCATCAAGTTTGAAG GGAACAAATCTCAGAAAACATTTGGCGAGCCTTTGTGCAACGAAAGACCTAAAAGACAGAGATATTACAAATTTGGCTGAGTTCCTTGGACATCATGACATGGTTCATCTGAACATATACCGGACCAATCCATTAGTTTCACAAGTGACACAAATCGCACCACTCTTGAACAACGCAATTGGAAATGACACTTGTCTGCCAGGCTCGAAGCGGAACGGTACatccctgaaaatttcaagatTGAAACAAAAGATACAAGCTCCTCGTAAAACCAGAAAGACTGCGAACAATCCAAACCGACTGAAGAAGCAGGCAGTTCTGAAAAAAAGTGGTGTTTCGAAAAAATCTGCAGCTCCGCCAAAACTGAGCTCCCACGAAGACTGCAGCTCCGCAAAGAACTCTAGCTCAGACGAAGACTCCAGCTCAGACGAAGACTCCAGCTCAGACGAAGACTCCAGCTCCGACGAGAACTGCAGCACCGACGAAGACTGCAGCTCCGACGTATGTGCAACTCCAACGAAAGCTGCTGCTCCAAACAAAACTGCAGCTCCAACGAAATCTGCAGCTTTGAAGAAAACTGCAGCTCCAATGAACACTGTTGCTACAACGAAAACTGCAGCTCCAATGAAAACTGTAGTTTCAACGAATGCTGCAGTTATGTCGAAAACTGCCGCTCTAAGGAAAACTGCAAGCAAACGACAGGAAACTGCAACTCTAAACGTCGCCAAAAAAGCAAAGCTTCAGAAAAACTGA
- the LOC119079876 gene encoding uncharacterized protein LOC119079876, which yields MHRVLFTILLCTGACFGQRTYLRADGNSANTYNLINGVLGGTAVEVPDCVHPQMHITQRIDTDLSIPVFNFHSHVDIDNDRCINFDRMRTEIKTYGPSPAHMKCFNGERVSYSWDLRLNSQFQPSTAFTHIFQSKAVGGEDSMPFITLTPRLRGSATFLQVLHAGTNSVQTPIWEGPLSDFAGRWVHITVEYTCATQGRFHIRIKRLDNGQQLMSYTNSHIEMWRTGNEFLRPKWGIYRSLNNRVNLRDEFVYLNNICLAKNEPMCS from the exons atgcaCCGAGTGCTTTTCACAATCCTCCTGTGCACTGGTGCTTGTTTCGGCCAGCGCACATACTTGCGAGCAGATGGTAATTCGGCAAATACGTACAATCTTATTAATGGCGTTCTTGGTGGTACAGCCGTTGAGGTACCAGATTGTGTACATCCTCAAATGCACATTACGCAGAGAATAGATACGGATTTGAGCATTCCGGTGTTCAATTTTCACTCACACGTCGATATTGACAACGATCGGTGCATCAATTTTGATCGCATGAGAACGGAAATAAAAACTTACGGTCCAAGTCCAGCTCATATGAAATGTTTCAATGGCGAACGAGTTTCTTATTCGTGGGATCTGAGATTAAATTCACAGTTTCAGCCATCGACTGCCTTCACCCATATTTTCCAAAGCAAAGCTGTAGGAGGAGAGGATTCCATGCCTTTCATAACCTTAACGCCTCGCTTAAGAGGAAGTGCTACT TTCCTGCAAGTATTGCACGCAGGTACCAATTCCGTACAAACACCCATATGGGAAGGACCATTGTCTGATTTTGCAGGCCGATGGGTTCATATCACCGTAGAGTATACCTGTGCCACCCAAGGACGATTCCACATTCGTATAAAGCGACTCGATAATGGTCAGCAACTAATGTCTTACACTAATAGTCATATAGAAATGTGGCGCACAGGTAACGAATTCCTTCGACCAAAGTGGGGCATCTACCGCAGTTTGAACAACAGAGTCAATTTGCGCGatgagtttgtttatttgaataatatttgcTTGGCTAAAAATGAACCAATGTGCAGTTAG
- the LOC119079875 gene encoding uncharacterized protein LOC119079875, which yields MPPFTLEDCGDDQQKRLHRTLNLLFKRLTDDDEYSEINNHQRKLKACNVVTFQILKTRLGELAYKTTKEFMDDILSIQSMTKDSSKRLQRIAKQMVEYCKNEIVFIEACDSCYELANADVKNWFPSVCEKQHKLVWAKVVGYPYAPAKLMKTDNDKATVQFFGEHKISQTPTKFCLRFSEKSPNHNYDTEVNIMQEVQQYIKNLGPSFKYAQTGERLSANVTVAPAITSASTWASTIRKSITDLLDKNEKEFETLKTNFGLKEAVYRSEIKVLEEKLSAQKRQYEEQLTAAKNQKYCDCCKSVTKSTIHIFCSNTCGAKWYGDQANK from the exons ATGCCACCATTTACTCTTGAAGACTG TGGCGATGACCAGCAAAAACGTCTGCACCGAACGCTGAATCTTTTATTTAAGCGACTGACTGATGACGACGAG tATTCAGAAATTAATAATCATCAACGAAAACTGAAGGCCTGCAACGTCGTTACATTTCAAATACTCAAAACACGACTTGGCGAACTGGCATATAAAACCACGAAGGAATTCATGGATGATATTCTATCCATACAATCGATGACAAAAG ATTCGTCAAAGCGACTGCAGAGAATCGCAAAACAAATGGTCGAGTActgcaaaaatgaaatcgttTTCATCGAAGCTTGCGATTCATGCTACGAATTAGCTAATGCGGACGTGAAGAACTGGTTCCCATCTGTTTGCGAAAAACAACACAAACTGGTGTGGGCAAAAGTAGTCGGCTATCCGTATGCCCCTGCGAAATTAATGAAAACCGACAACGATAAAGCTACAGTACAGTTCTTCGGCGAGCATAAGATATCGCAGACgccaacaaaattttgtttgcgtTTTAGCGAAAAAAGTCCAAATCATAATTACGATACGGAAGTCAATATTATGCAG GAGGTTCAGCAGTACATCAAAAATCTCGGGCCGTCGTTCAAATATGCGCAAACTGGTGAAAGATTGTCGGCTAACGTGACTGTAGCTCCAGCAATAACCTCAGCATCAACATGGGCCTCGACCATTCGCAAGAGTATCACCGATTTACTCGATAAGAATGAAAAGGAGTTTGAAACGCTGAAAACGAATTTCGGGTTGAAAGAGGCCGTGTATCGATCCGAAATTAAAGTGCTTGAAGAAAAGTTGTCGGCACAAAAGCGGCAATACGAAGAACAGCTGACGGCTGCTAAGAATCAAAAATATTGCGACTGCTGCAAGTCTGTAACTAAATCGACCATCCATATTTTTTGCAGCAACACCTGTGGAGCGAAGTGGTACGGTGACCAAGCTAACAAGTGA